The proteins below come from a single Agrobacterium vitis genomic window:
- a CDS encoding M23 family metallopeptidase has translation MKTRSRNGFSKRQRQQHVLILASGETIRHMTLRPWMAGAGLCLVVAGVVGYLGATSYLIMRDNLIGASMARQAHLQHDYEDRISALRAQVDRVTSRQLLDQQVVEEKLQTLLEKQMALSARSGKLGSLLDRAEESGLTPNEPLAPVAPDKSASVAPAAAPAGKSNALAALNRMLHTGPADTQESDGPALGFMPAHESGADRADRVFRNVTLSLKSIEQKQKSSIHALTAEASDKANTIEQVLTDNGIWIDTPDAGKDGMGGPLVDADPKLGFDTSLDGLDSALNRLDAARETAKDMPFSNPAATREITSPFGNRPDPLLGRLAMHTGIDFRATNGSPVKSAGAGTVITAGPTGGYGNMVEIDHGQGLSTRYGHMSKILVRPGEKIEVGQLIGLSGSTGRSTGPHLHYEIRKNGNPINPMSFLASGMTLKPFIQ, from the coding sequence ATGAAGACACGCAGCCGCAACGGCTTCAGCAAGCGTCAGCGCCAACAGCATGTCCTTATCCTCGCGTCCGGCGAAACCATTCGCCATATGACACTGCGCCCGTGGATGGCAGGAGCCGGTCTTTGCCTGGTGGTGGCCGGTGTGGTCGGCTATCTCGGCGCGACCTCTTATCTCATCATGCGCGATAATCTTATCGGAGCCTCCATGGCCCGCCAGGCGCATTTGCAGCACGATTACGAAGACCGGATCTCCGCCTTGCGTGCCCAGGTCGACCGCGTCACCTCCCGACAATTGCTGGACCAGCAGGTGGTGGAAGAAAAACTTCAAACCCTGCTCGAAAAGCAGATGGCGCTTTCTGCCCGTTCCGGCAAGCTTGGATCGCTTCTGGACCGCGCCGAAGAATCCGGCCTGACACCCAATGAGCCTTTGGCCCCAGTGGCACCAGATAAATCCGCGTCTGTGGCCCCTGCGGCAGCCCCAGCGGGAAAGAGCAATGCACTGGCCGCTCTTAATCGGATGCTCCATACCGGACCCGCAGACACACAGGAAAGCGATGGCCCGGCACTGGGCTTTATGCCTGCCCATGAAAGCGGCGCCGACCGGGCGGACCGAGTTTTTCGCAACGTGACGCTGTCGCTGAAATCCATCGAACAAAAGCAGAAATCAAGCATCCATGCGCTGACTGCCGAGGCGAGCGACAAGGCCAACACCATCGAGCAGGTCTTGACCGACAATGGCATCTGGATCGACACGCCTGATGCTGGCAAGGACGGAATGGGTGGCCCCCTGGTCGATGCCGACCCCAAGCTCGGGTTCGATACCAGTCTCGACGGGTTAGACAGCGCCCTCAATCGCCTGGATGCCGCCCGCGAGACGGCAAAGGACATGCCTTTTTCCAACCCTGCCGCCACCCGCGAAATCACCAGCCCCTTCGGCAACCGCCCTGACCCGCTGCTTGGACGGCTGGCCATGCATACCGGCATAGATTTCCGCGCAACAAATGGTTCTCCCGTCAAAAGTGCCGGTGCTGGAACCGTCATTACCGCCGGACCGACGGGCGGCTATGGAAATATGGTGGAAATCGACCATGGCCAGGGACTGTCCACCCGTTACGGCCATATGTCGAAAATCCTCGTTCGTCCGGGCGAAAAGATCGAGGTTGGTCAGTTGATCGGCCTTTCCGGATCGACCGGGCGCTCCACCGGGCCACACCTGCATTATGAAATTCGCAAGAACGGCAACCCGATCAATCCGATGAGCTTTCTGGCATCCGGAATGACATTAAAGCCCTTTATTCAGTAG
- a CDS encoding ferritin-like domain-containing protein, whose amino-acid sequence MAIAATDLDEKTGLAQETARRWHGRTLSLRSPLDPPLPDRPGRPANPVLVPPKATEKRSLHTLKGRIAMLHSLAHIELNAVDLALDIVARFASEPVPHSFFDGWMQVAFEEAKHFGLVRDRLRALGADYGDMPAHDGLWQAAHSTRTDLTARLAVVPLILEARGLDVTPSLQEKMRETGDIESAEVLKIIYDDEKGHVAVGAKWFRFLCSREKRDPAKTFQQLVRANFRGTLKAPFNDIARAEAGLTPSFYRVLSSISHA is encoded by the coding sequence ATGGCAATCGCCGCAACCGACCTTGATGAAAAAACTGGTCTTGCGCAGGAAACCGCCCGCCGCTGGCATGGCCGGACCCTATCGCTGCGCTCGCCGCTCGATCCGCCGCTGCCGGATCGTCCCGGGCGTCCCGCCAATCCAGTTCTGGTGCCGCCGAAAGCCACGGAAAAACGGTCGCTGCACACGCTGAAGGGCCGGATCGCCATGCTGCATTCACTGGCCCATATCGAGTTGAATGCCGTGGATCTCGCGCTGGATATTGTTGCCCGCTTTGCCAGCGAACCGGTGCCACATTCGTTTTTCGACGGCTGGATGCAGGTGGCCTTTGAAGAAGCCAAGCATTTCGGTCTGGTGCGCGACCGGCTCCGGGCGCTCGGGGCCGATTACGGCGACATGCCAGCCCATGACGGCCTTTGGCAGGCCGCCCATAGCACCCGCACCGACCTGACAGCCCGGCTTGCTGTCGTGCCGCTCATTCTTGAGGCGCGCGGCCTGGACGTAACCCCGTCCCTTCAGGAAAAGATGCGCGAGACCGGCGATATCGAAAGTGCCGAGGTATTGAAGATCATCTATGACGACGAAAAAGGCCATGTCGCCGTCGGCGCCAAATGGTTTCGCTTTCTCTGTTCCCGTGAAAAGCGTGACCCAGCCAAAACCTTCCAGCAATTGGTTCGCGCCAACTTCCGTGGAACGTTGAAAGCACCGTTCAACGACATTGCTAGGGCCGAAGCCGGGCTGACACCTTCCTTTTACCGGGTGCTCTCCTCTATCAGCCACGCTTGA
- a CDS encoding DUF3971 domain-containing protein, producing MGEIRGEKIRFRKGDIVALETLPSSQVDDPLIVHCPRRRGPLTRLMRFGAYIVLSLMAMLGAAAIAIETGTLDQALSTGARAAFQSAIGDDLKADIDQTSIRLSKNLHLAVAAQNVTLTDPKTQQVVSKAGDVKLVIDPISLLMGRVSVTEIDVTGIDFDSSRLLQGGDLDLATLRIDKFPAFMETMFGNLDDVHGFIVRGGLDRLRLGGITLPAKNGIGQPVDVQVNDLTLTRRKDDSLAIEGETSINGKVSMISAEAMTDGAHTTSLTATVTDLIATPFLIKRTPTGVWRDGADTSINIDFYALRQSQSQKPALSARLRTENGILYVDGDKQDLTRADINLAYDFDKLTAEIRPSEVDFGPTHVPFSGGFIDLDRLQSVPGDAQGIGIDLLVDQGTASVESSGEQPFPFSLKAFGQFIPSQRHLTFSELAVSTPHGSMQATLNVQFGNASPEIRFNGKLFEMRTAMVKQLWPYWMAMKPRTWVQANLFGGTISNASIDVLIPAGRMKPIPQPLDLGPDELKIAFDISGARMNVTGDLPPIRDLAGHFDLTGPDLDVRIDGGTSYFPSGRKVKLDKGTFAIANTYKKPLMANIAVSISGPADAMAELATFKPMQALQRTEFVPEDFAGEIKADVQLYGGIIADQKPPPEVWKASLDMKGVDLKRPYMDKKITGFDGTLVVDPQNAVLQGDAQIDGVPVEIDFSQPVDRGSNRAPSWTVKGQLNDSQRAKLVPGLGDIVGGTIDLEVSRLDDNRQLVKSDLSRATLNVPVIGWTKGSGIPAKVSMELQDKSGLFMLDKFNLDGDGFGATGKLVVSKTNGLVGADLDHVKLASADDFGLSVQVNKGVINAKVSGSSVDGRVLLKKLKSGSSSNGATGDGRSSSNSTDVDISVDVDKLIGFNDEALSGVRLVYGSRSGAITALKMSAVTDTGQAVVVQSAKAGNGNEISLISSDAGTLVRFVDLYSHMRGGMLDVKIRGDLNKNWMGNVDLRNFRVENEDRLQKIVTTPATDDGRSLNTAVKRDLDVSSEKFQRAFARLIYQDGVLRTDNGIVRGEQVGASFQGTIKDTRGQMEMTGTFMPAYGLNRLFAEVPIIGAILGNGRDRGLLGITFKLKGPVDAPHLVVNPLSIIAPGMFRQIFEFQ from the coding sequence ATGGGAGAAATCCGGGGCGAGAAAATCCGTTTTCGCAAAGGCGACATTGTTGCCCTCGAGACCTTGCCGTCCTCGCAGGTCGATGATCCCTTGATTGTGCATTGCCCGCGCCGGCGTGGCCCTCTGACCAGATTGATGCGGTTTGGGGCCTATATCGTCCTGTCGCTGATGGCCATGTTGGGGGCGGCGGCCATTGCGATTGAAACCGGTACGCTGGACCAGGCCCTGTCGACCGGTGCGCGCGCCGCTTTTCAATCCGCGATTGGCGACGACCTGAAAGCCGATATCGACCAGACCTCCATCCGTCTTTCCAAGAATTTGCATCTGGCGGTCGCCGCGCAGAATGTCACCCTGACCGATCCGAAGACCCAGCAGGTGGTCTCCAAAGCCGGCGACGTCAAACTGGTCATCGATCCGATCTCGCTGCTGATGGGACGGGTTTCCGTGACCGAAATCGACGTGACCGGCATCGATTTCGACAGTTCACGGCTGTTGCAGGGCGGCGATCTGGATCTTGCTACGCTGCGGATCGACAAGTTTCCGGCGTTCATGGAGACGATGTTCGGCAATCTCGACGATGTACATGGCTTCATTGTCCGGGGAGGTCTGGATCGGCTGCGCCTTGGGGGCATTACCTTGCCCGCCAAGAACGGAATCGGACAGCCGGTTGATGTGCAGGTCAACGATCTGACGTTGACACGCAGGAAGGACGATTCGCTTGCCATCGAGGGTGAGACGTCTATCAACGGCAAGGTCAGCATGATCTCCGCCGAGGCGATGACTGACGGAGCCCACACCACGTCGTTGACGGCCACGGTGACGGATCTGATCGCCACGCCCTTCCTGATCAAGCGCACGCCCACAGGGGTCTGGCGGGACGGAGCCGATACCAGCATCAATATCGATTTCTATGCCTTGCGGCAGTCACAAAGCCAGAAACCGGCTCTCTCGGCGCGATTGCGGACGGAAAACGGCATCCTCTACGTCGATGGTGACAAGCAGGACCTGACGCGGGCTGACATCAATCTCGCCTATGATTTTGACAAGCTGACGGCGGAAATCCGGCCCTCTGAGGTGGATTTCGGCCCGACCCATGTCCCGTTTTCCGGCGGGTTCATCGATCTTGACCGGTTGCAGTCAGTGCCGGGCGATGCCCAGGGTATCGGCATCGACCTGCTGGTCGATCAGGGTACGGCTTCGGTGGAATCGTCGGGAGAGCAGCCGTTTCCGTTTTCTCTCAAGGCCTTTGGACAATTCATTCCCAGCCAGCGTCATTTGACATTTAGCGAGTTGGCGGTGTCGACGCCGCATGGCAGCATGCAAGCCACGCTCAATGTTCAGTTTGGCAACGCCTCGCCGGAAATCCGTTTCAACGGCAAACTGTTCGAGATGCGCACCGCCATGGTCAAGCAGCTCTGGCCCTATTGGATGGCCATGAAGCCACGCACCTGGGTACAGGCCAATCTGTTCGGCGGCACGATCAGCAATGCCTCGATTGATGTGCTCATTCCTGCCGGGCGGATGAAACCTATACCCCAGCCCCTGGATCTGGGGCCTGACGAGCTGAAAATCGCTTTCGATATCAGCGGTGCGCGGATGAACGTCACAGGCGACCTGCCGCCGATTCGTGATCTTGCGGGGCATTTCGACCTCACAGGGCCGGATCTGGACGTGCGTATCGATGGCGGCACCTCCTATTTCCCCTCGGGACGCAAGGTCAAGTTGGATAAAGGCACATTTGCGATCGCCAATACCTACAAGAAGCCGCTGATGGCCAATATCGCCGTTTCCATCAGCGGCCCGGCTGACGCCATGGCGGAACTTGCGACATTCAAGCCCATGCAAGCCTTGCAACGCACGGAATTCGTGCCGGAGGATTTTGCAGGCGAAATCAAGGCCGATGTTCAGCTCTATGGCGGCATCATCGCCGATCAGAAACCTCCACCGGAAGTGTGGAAGGCCTCGCTGGATATGAAGGGGGTCGATCTCAAGCGGCCCTATATGGACAAGAAGATCACCGGCTTCGATGGTACGCTGGTGGTCGATCCGCAAAATGCCGTCTTGCAGGGGGACGCCCAGATCGATGGCGTGCCGGTGGAGATCGACTTCTCTCAGCCGGTCGACCGCGGTTCCAATAGAGCGCCTAGCTGGACGGTCAAAGGACAGCTGAATGACAGCCAGCGCGCCAAGCTCGTGCCGGGCCTTGGCGACATTGTTGGTGGCACCATCGATTTGGAAGTGTCGCGCCTTGATGACAATCGCCAACTGGTGAAAAGCGACCTGTCGCGCGCGACTTTGAACGTCCCGGTTATTGGCTGGACCAAGGGTTCCGGCATTCCCGCCAAGGTGTCGATGGAATTGCAGGACAAGTCCGGCCTGTTCATGCTCGACAAGTTCAATCTCGACGGCGACGGGTTCGGGGCGACTGGCAAGCTTGTGGTATCCAAAACCAATGGTCTGGTTGGGGCAGATCTCGACCATGTCAAACTGGCCTCCGCCGATGATTTCGGCCTTTCGGTTCAGGTCAACAAGGGTGTCATCAACGCAAAGGTCAGTGGTAGCAGTGTTGATGGCCGTGTTTTGCTGAAGAAGCTGAAATCCGGCAGCTCTTCCAATGGTGCGACTGGCGACGGTCGATCGTCAAGCAATTCGACCGATGTCGATATAAGTGTCGATGTCGATAAGCTGATTGGCTTCAATGACGAAGCCCTTTCCGGCGTCCGGCTTGTCTATGGTTCCCGATCGGGGGCAATAACGGCGCTGAAAATGAGTGCCGTGACCGATACCGGCCAGGCGGTCGTCGTCCAGTCGGCCAAGGCTGGAAATGGCAATGAGATATCGCTGATTTCCAGTGATGCAGGCACTTTGGTGCGGTTCGTCGATCTCTATAGCCATATGCGCGGCGGCATGCTGGATGTGAAAATCCGTGGCGATCTGAACAAGAACTGGATGGGCAATGTTGATCTGCGTAATTTCCGGGTCGAGAATGAGGATCGGTTACAGAAAATCGTCACGACCCCGGCAACCGATGATGGCCGTAGCCTGAATACGGCGGTCAAACGTGACCTGGATGTCAGCTCGGAAAAATTCCAACGGGCCTTTGCCCGTCTGATCTATCAGGACGGCGTGCTCAGGACCGATAACGGCATTGTCCGGGGCGAACAGGTCGGCGCATCGTTCCAGGGCACCATCAAGGATACCAGGGGCCAGATGGAAATGACCGGGACATTCATGCCCGCCTATGGTCTCAATCGGCTGTTTGCGGAAGTTCCGATTATCGGTGCCATCCTTGGCAATGGCCGGGACCGTGGCCTTTTGGGCATTACCTTCAAGCTGAAAGGCCCGGTCGATGCCCCGCATCTGGTGGTGAACCCGCTATCGATTATCGCCCCCGGCATGTTCCGCCAGATCTTCGAATTCCAATAG
- a CDS encoding cysteine synthase A encodes MAFHPSVLDAIGNTPLIRLKAASQATGCTILGKAEFLNPGQSVKDRAALYIIRDAERRGLLRPGGVIVEGTAGNTGIGLTLVAKALGYRTVIVIPETQSQEKKDALRLLGAELVEVPAVPYKNPNNYVKLSGRLAAQLAKTEPNGAIWANQFDNTANRDAHIETTAREIFEDTGGAVDGFICAVGSGGTLAGTGIGLRNLKPGVKIGLADPEGAALYEFYRNGELKSSGSSISEGIGQGRITANLEGFTPDFSYLIPDSEALPIIFDLVEQEGLCLGGSSGINIAGAIRLARELGPGHTIVTILCDYGNRYQSKLYNPAFLKEKGLPQPTWLGGKPDISIPFEPV; translated from the coding sequence ATGGCATTCCACCCCTCCGTTCTAGACGCCATCGGCAACACGCCGCTGATCCGGCTGAAAGCCGCTTCGCAGGCAACCGGCTGCACCATTTTGGGCAAGGCCGAGTTTCTCAATCCCGGCCAGTCCGTCAAGGACCGTGCCGCGCTCTACATTATCCGCGATGCCGAACGGCGCGGATTGCTGCGGCCTGGCGGCGTGATCGTCGAGGGTACGGCCGGTAATACCGGTATCGGCCTGACCCTGGTCGCCAAGGCGCTTGGCTACCGCACCGTGATCGTCATTCCGGAAACCCAGAGCCAGGAAAAGAAGGACGCGCTGCGGCTGCTTGGCGCCGAACTGGTCGAGGTTCCCGCTGTTCCCTACAAGAACCCGAATAACTATGTGAAGCTTTCCGGGCGACTTGCGGCCCAACTGGCGAAAACCGAACCGAACGGCGCGATCTGGGCCAATCAGTTTGACAATACCGCCAATCGCGACGCTCATATCGAGACAACGGCCCGGGAGATTTTCGAGGACACAGGCGGTGCTGTCGATGGATTCATCTGCGCCGTTGGCTCCGGTGGCACGCTGGCTGGCACGGGGATCGGACTTCGAAACCTGAAGCCCGGCGTCAAGATCGGTCTTGCCGATCCCGAAGGAGCCGCGCTCTATGAATTCTATCGGAATGGCGAGTTAAAATCCTCTGGCTCCTCAATCAGCGAGGGCATAGGCCAGGGCCGGATTACCGCCAATCTGGAAGGATTTACGCCTGATTTCTCTTACCTCATCCCCGACAGCGAAGCGCTGCCGATCATTTTCGATCTGGTCGAACAGGAAGGCCTCTGCCTTGGCGGCTCTTCCGGCATCAACATTGCCGGTGCCATCCGGCTGGCGCGTGAGCTTGGGCCGGGTCATACCATCGTGACCATCCTGTGCGACTATGGCAATCGCTACCAGTCGAAGCTCTATAATCCGGCCTTCCTCAAGGAAAAGGGCCTGCCGCAGCCGACATGGCTGGGCGGCAAACCTGACATTTCCATTCCCTTCGAACCTGTCTGA
- the sseA gene encoding 3-mercaptopyruvate sulfurtransferase, with amino-acid sequence MSAEKSRFVVSAEWVQKQLGAPQFKVVDASWYLPAHNRNGAEEYAAGHIPGAVFFDQDQIADRSTSLPHTVPSPESFAEAVGKLGISDTDTIVVYDGPGLFSAPRVWWMFRVMGAPNVFLLDGGLDGWKQEGRPLETDLPEPAPATFTTNFKDSLITPFQDMQSIVESGSRQIADARPAGRFTGEEQEPRAGMRSGHMPSARSVPASILGENGRLKDLSTLREIFTDAGIDLTRPVVTSCGSGVTAAVVTLALQSLGHHDNTLYDGSWSEWGSRKDTPVVTGPADAIEGELPTLLTAHVTKLEMTAPPKSSLPVPINIQTAIIRATEMPLPYYRFLYRQVGSRWHWYKRLQMSDAELKATIHSPDVSICVLYVNGAPAGFFELTQQQDNTVELSYFGLFEHALGLGIGKWFLLQALYAAWSTAPTKISVMTNTLDHPRALQLYQQFGFSPVETWNELVEPPSESSLLDILKRDYNIH; translated from the coding sequence ATGTCTGCGGAGAAAAGCCGTTTCGTCGTATCGGCCGAGTGGGTACAGAAGCAATTGGGCGCACCTCAATTCAAGGTCGTCGATGCATCCTGGTATTTGCCGGCCCATAACCGCAATGGCGCGGAAGAATACGCTGCTGGTCACATTCCCGGCGCAGTGTTTTTCGATCAGGACCAGATCGCCGACCGCTCCACCAGCCTGCCCCACACCGTACCCTCCCCGGAATCCTTTGCCGAAGCAGTTGGCAAGCTTGGCATTTCAGACACCGACACGATTGTCGTATATGATGGCCCCGGCCTGTTTTCCGCGCCGCGTGTCTGGTGGATGTTCCGGGTGATGGGCGCCCCGAATGTGTTTCTTCTGGATGGCGGATTGGACGGTTGGAAACAGGAAGGACGGCCGCTTGAGACCGACTTGCCTGAACCGGCACCTGCGACCTTTACCACCAATTTCAAGGACAGCCTGATCACTCCGTTCCAGGATATGCAGAGCATTGTCGAGAGCGGCAGTCGCCAGATCGCCGATGCCCGCCCTGCCGGACGCTTCACGGGCGAAGAACAGGAGCCACGAGCGGGAATGCGCTCGGGCCATATGCCTAGCGCTCGCTCAGTACCTGCCTCCATCCTTGGCGAAAATGGCCGGTTGAAAGACCTCTCGACATTGCGAGAGATTTTTACCGATGCAGGCATCGATCTGACCCGCCCCGTTGTTACCAGCTGCGGCTCAGGCGTTACGGCTGCGGTGGTCACCCTGGCGCTGCAATCGCTTGGCCATCACGACAATACGCTCTATGACGGCTCCTGGTCAGAATGGGGCTCTCGCAAGGATACTCCGGTGGTAACCGGACCAGCAGATGCGATTGAAGGCGAGTTACCCACGCTTCTAACCGCCCATGTTACCAAGCTGGAAATGACCGCGCCCCCGAAATCCAGCTTGCCAGTGCCGATCAATATCCAGACGGCAATCATCCGCGCCACTGAAATGCCCCTACCCTATTACCGCTTCCTCTATCGGCAGGTCGGCTCCCGCTGGCACTGGTACAAGCGCCTGCAGATGAGCGATGCCGAGCTGAAGGCGACCATCCATAGCCCGGATGTGTCAATCTGTGTGCTTTACGTCAATGGCGCCCCAGCGGGCTTCTTTGAGCTGACCCAGCAACAGGACAATACCGTCGAGCTGTCCTATTTCGGCCTGTTCGAACATGCACTGGGACTTGGAATCGGCAAATGGTTCCTGCTTCAGGCCCTCTATGCCGCCTGGTCGACTGCACCAACCAAAATCTCGGTGATGACAAATACCCTCGACCATCCCCGCGCCCTGCAACTCTACCAGCAATTCGGCTTTTCACCGGTTGAAACGTGGAACGAGTTGGTGGAACCACCCTCGGAATCCAGTTTGCTGGACATTTTGAAGCGGGATTACAACATTCATTGA
- a CDS encoding alanyl-tRNA editing protein, producing the protein MPTLPLFRDDFYLSTAEAVVTAVHEDGSIELDQTCFYATSGGQPGDTGFLERADGSTIQLEATRHGADKSIILHQPLEGQPSPDLGEKLVLHVDWPRRYKLMRMHTACHLLSVVCPFPITGAAVGEDESRVDFDMSEAIDRETVTADLMRLVEENHPIYLEWITDAQLAANPDIVKSKNVRPPMGLGRVSLVCIGENSSVDSQPCGGTHVSETQEVGAIHIAKIEKKGKENRRFRIRFGTLEPSA; encoded by the coding sequence ATGCCAACATTGCCTCTGTTTCGTGACGACTTTTACCTTTCGACGGCAGAGGCGGTGGTGACAGCCGTGCATGAAGACGGCTCAATCGAGCTTGACCAGACCTGCTTTTACGCCACATCCGGCGGCCAGCCAGGCGATACCGGTTTTCTTGAACGGGCCGATGGCTCGACCATCCAGCTTGAGGCAACGCGCCACGGGGCAGACAAGAGCATCATTCTGCACCAGCCGCTGGAGGGCCAGCCAAGTCCTGACCTTGGCGAAAAACTGGTCCTGCATGTTGACTGGCCACGCCGCTACAAACTGATGCGGATGCATACCGCCTGCCATCTGCTGTCGGTGGTCTGCCCGTTTCCCATTACCGGTGCCGCCGTCGGCGAGGATGAAAGCCGGGTGGATTTCGACATGAGCGAAGCCATCGACCGCGAAACGGTGACCGCCGATCTGATGCGGCTGGTGGAGGAAAACCATCCGATCTACCTGGAATGGATCACCGACGCGCAACTGGCAGCCAATCCGGATATCGTCAAATCCAAGAATGTGCGCCCACCGATGGGTTTGGGTCGCGTTAGCCTTGTTTGCATCGGAGAGAATTCATCCGTTGACAGCCAGCCCTGCGGCGGCACACATGTTTCCGAGACCCAGGAGGTCGGCGCGATTCACATCGCCAAGATCGAGAAAAAGGGCAAGGAGAACCGGCGCTTCCGTATTCGCTTCGGCACGCTGGAACCCTCTGCCTGA
- a CDS encoding cryptochrome/photolyase family protein, whose translation MPNAHPSPTILWFRKDLRLDDNRALLTALQTSGPVIPLYIREPEEMGTGPLGPAQAWWLHHSLVSLDQSLQSYGSRLVLRNGPPGQVLCHLIKETGAKAVHWNRRYDPSGMAIDAELKAALRSDGLEATSHAGFLLHEPSKVKTGSGGPFRVYTPFWRALEKQGDPPPPVERPRTLHNPAHWPDSDRLEDWQLLPTKPDWAKEFSEIWTPGEPGAQDKLSQFIDHGLKGYRTQRDFPALPHTSGLSPHLALGEISPARIWHATIGLGDDVSTDDYVHFRKELVWREFSYHLLFHFTDLASQNWNDRFNDFPWKKNAAFLSAWQRGQTGYPIVDAGMRQLWRHGIMHNRVRMIVASFLIKDLMIDWREGEAWFRHTLVDADPASNAASWQWVAGSGADASPFFRIFNPVTQSEKFDPNGDYIRQFVPELAKLPNSLIHRPFEAPAPLLEKAGITLGKTYPVPLVDHKRARAVALEAYKSTGSPD comes from the coding sequence ATGCCAAATGCCCACCCTAGTCCAACCATCCTGTGGTTCCGCAAGGATCTGCGTCTCGATGACAACAGGGCGCTTCTGACAGCATTGCAGACCTCTGGCCCGGTCATCCCTCTCTACATTCGCGAGCCTGAGGAAATGGGTACCGGCCCGCTCGGCCCGGCACAGGCATGGTGGCTGCATCACTCCCTCGTCAGCCTCGACCAGTCACTTCAATCCTACGGCAGCCGATTGGTTCTTCGCAACGGCCCACCGGGCCAGGTCCTGTGCCATCTGATCAAGGAAACCGGCGCCAAAGCCGTCCACTGGAATCGCCGTTACGATCCGTCCGGCATGGCCATCGATGCGGAGCTGAAAGCCGCTCTGCGCAGCGACGGGCTTGAAGCCACCAGCCATGCCGGCTTCCTGCTGCATGAACCGTCGAAGGTGAAAACCGGGAGCGGCGGGCCTTTCCGTGTCTACACACCCTTCTGGCGAGCTCTTGAAAAGCAAGGCGATCCACCGCCGCCCGTCGAGAGACCCAGGACCTTGCACAACCCTGCCCATTGGCCGGATAGCGACCGGTTGGAAGACTGGCAACTGCTGCCGACCAAGCCGGATTGGGCAAAGGAGTTTTCGGAAATCTGGACTCCGGGAGAGCCCGGCGCTCAGGACAAACTGAGCCAGTTTATCGATCATGGCCTCAAGGGTTACCGCACGCAGCGGGATTTCCCAGCCCTGCCCCATACATCTGGCCTGTCGCCGCATCTGGCGCTGGGTGAAATTTCTCCGGCGCGTATCTGGCATGCAACCATCGGCCTTGGCGATGATGTGTCCACCGACGACTATGTGCATTTTCGAAAAGAGCTGGTCTGGCGGGAATTTTCCTACCATCTGCTGTTTCACTTTACCGATCTGGCCAGCCAGAACTGGAACGACCGTTTCAATGACTTCCCCTGGAAGAAGAACGCGGCATTTCTATCTGCCTGGCAGCGGGGCCAGACTGGCTATCCGATCGTCGATGCAGGCATGCGCCAGCTCTGGCGGCACGGTATCATGCACAATCGTGTACGAATGATTGTCGCCTCCTTCCTGATCAAGGATCTGATGATCGACTGGCGGGAGGGAGAAGCCTGGTTTCGCCACACACTGGTCGATGCCGATCCGGCTTCCAACGCCGCCAGCTGGCAATGGGTGGCTGGCTCCGGCGCCGATGCCTCACCGTTTTTCCGGATTTTCAACCCGGTCACCCAGAGTGAGAAATTCGATCCGAACGGCGACTATATCCGCCAATTCGTGCCAGAGCTGGCAAAATTGCCCAACAGCCTGATCCATCGTCCGTTCGAAGCCCCCGCACCCCTGCTGGAAAAGGCGGGGATTACGCTTGGCAAAACCTATCCGGTGCCACTGGTGGATCACAAAAGAGCCAGAGCCGTGGCGCTTGAGGCTTATAAATCAACCGGCTCGCCGGACTGA
- the bcp gene encoding thioredoxin-dependent thiol peroxidase, with amino-acid sequence MAELSIGDMAPDFTLPRDGGGTVSLSSFKGKQVVVYFYPKDDTSGCTVEATSFTSLTPEFENSGAVIIGISPDTVKSHDKFVAKHGLAVMLGSDEEKTTLEAYGVWKEKSMYGKTYMGVERSTFLIDADGRIAGVWRKVKVPGHAEAVLQAVKDKAA; translated from the coding sequence ATGGCGGAATTGTCGATTGGGGACATGGCTCCGGATTTCACGCTACCGCGCGATGGCGGTGGCACGGTGAGCCTCTCTTCCTTCAAGGGCAAGCAGGTGGTTGTCTATTTTTATCCCAAGGACGATACCAGCGGCTGCACCGTAGAAGCCACGTCTTTCACATCCCTGACACCAGAATTCGAGAATTCCGGTGCTGTTATCATCGGCATTTCCCCTGATACGGTGAAAAGCCATGATAAATTCGTCGCCAAACACGGACTTGCCGTCATGCTCGGCTCGGACGAGGAGAAGACCACGCTGGAAGCCTACGGCGTGTGGAAGGAAAAAAGCATGTATGGCAAGACCTATATGGGGGTCGAGCGCAGCACCTTCCTGATCGATGCCGACGGCCGGATCGCAGGCGTCTGGCGCAAGGTGAAAGTCCCAGGTCATGCTGAGGCGGTGCTGCAAGCCGTAAAAGACAAAGCAGCGTAG